Proteins from one Syngnathus scovelli strain Florida chromosome 17, RoL_Ssco_1.2, whole genome shotgun sequence genomic window:
- the gjc2 gene encoding gap junction gamma-2 protein: MSWSFLTRLLEEIHNHSTFVGKVWLTVLIIFRIVLTAVGGESIYSDEQTKFTCNTKQPGCDNVCYDAFAPLSHVRFWVFQIIMISTPSIMYMGYAIHKIARSSELERRRGHRIRKKPPAHSRWRGSHHLEDVLEGEDDDAEPMIYEDTLEGPESKTELAKEQPKHDGRRRILQEGLMRIYVLQLLSRAVFEIAFLAGQYLLYGFQVRPSFVCNRIPCPHRVDCFISRPTEKTIFLLIMYVVSCLCLILNVCEMLHLGIGTFRDTLRLKRNRGRRSFGYPFSRNIPASPPGYNLVMKTDKSSRMPNSLITTHEQNMANVAQEQQCTSPDENIPSDLASLHRHLRVAQEQLDMAFQTYQTKNHQQTSRTSSPVSGVTMAEQNRVNTVQEKQGARPKAATEKAATIVKNGKTSVWI; this comes from the coding sequence ATGAGTTGGAGCTTTCTCACGCGTCTGCTCGAAGAGATCCACAACCACTCCACGTTTGTGGGCAAAGTATGGCTGACCGTGCTCATCATCTTCCGCATCGTGCTCACGGCCGTCGGGGGGGAGTCCATCTACTCAGACGAGCAGACCAAGTTCActtgcaacaccaagcagccgggtTGTGACAACGTGTGCTACGATGCCTTTGCGCCGCTCTCCCATGTGCGCTTCTGGGTCTTTCAGATCATCATGATCTCCACACCCTCCATCATGTACATGGGCTACGCGATCCACAAGATTGCTCGCTCCTCCGAGCTGGAGCGGCGAAGGGGTCACAGGATCCGCAAAAAGCCGCCGGCTCACTCGAGATGGCGGGGAAGTCACCATCTGGAGGACGTCTTGGAGGGGGAAGATGATGACGCGGAGCCGATGATCTACGAAGACACGCTGGAGGGTCCCGAGTCCAAAACCGAGCTGGCGAAAGAGCAGCCAAAGCACGACGGTCGCCGAAGAATCCTTCAAGAGGGGCTGATGCGGATCTATGTCCTTCAGCTCTTGTCACGAGCCGTCTTTGAGATTGCTTTCCTTGCGGGACAGTACCTCCTGTATGGCTTTCAAGTTAGACCTTCCTTTGTGTGCAACCGGATCCCCTGTCCGCACCGAGTGGACTGCTTTATCTCCAGGCCCACTGAGAAAACAATCTTCCTTCTCATCATGTATGTCGTAAGCTGCCTCTGCCTCATCTTGAACGTTTGCGAGATGCTTCACCTGGGAATCGGCACTTTTCGAGACACCCTGCGCCTCAAGAGGAACCGGGGTCGGCGGAGTTTCGGCTACCCCTTCTCCCGCAACATCCCTGCCTCCCCTCCCGGATACAACCTTGTGATGAAGACAGACAAGTCCAGCAGGATGCCCAACAGTCTCATCACCACCCACGAGCAGAACATGGCCAACGTGGCCCAGGAGCAGCAGTGCACCAGTCCAGACGAGAACATCCCCTCCGACCTGGCGAGCCTTCACCGCCACTTGCGGGTGGCCCAGGAACAGCTGGACATGGCCTTTCAGACATATCAAACGAAAAATCACCAGCAGACCTCCAGAACCAGCAGCCCCGTGTCCGGGGTGACCATGGCGGAGCAAAATCGTGTCAATACGGTTCAGGAGAAGCAAGGTGCCAGGCCCAAGGCAGCCACGGAGAAAGCAGCCACCATtgtaaaaaatggaaaaacttCTGTCTGGATCtaa